From Prochlorococcus sp. MIT 1223, the proteins below share one genomic window:
- the minC gene encoding septum site-determining protein MinC gives MVYTIIFPESNHSDWKPLLQRELHNIATKKIEIDCLDWKLNCKDLLYIQEVCNTYNVNIQNIKTNLPETVVSSKAIKLNCELSMNSDITQKRTKAGLSYKKKLESNKSLYFHEGTIRSGEHIESEGDLFIYGDVNPGAMVSSDGNVMIWGRLLGIAHAGKSGDLEAKISALHLRPVQLRIADKVARGPKDKQEGGLVEEAKIESGIIVISTLIS, from the coding sequence TTGGTCTACACAATAATATTTCCAGAAAGTAATCATTCAGATTGGAAGCCGCTCCTGCAAAGGGAACTTCATAATATCGCTACAAAAAAAATTGAGATAGATTGCCTTGACTGGAAACTTAACTGTAAAGACTTATTGTATATACAAGAAGTCTGCAATACTTATAATGTAAACATACAAAATATCAAGACAAATTTACCCGAGACTGTTGTTAGTTCTAAGGCAATTAAATTAAACTGTGAATTATCTATGAATAGTGATATTACTCAAAAAAGAACTAAAGCTGGCCTCTCTTATAAGAAGAAATTAGAAAGCAATAAATCACTATATTTTCATGAAGGGACAATTCGATCAGGCGAACATATTGAGAGCGAAGGAGATTTATTTATTTATGGAGACGTAAATCCCGGAGCAATGGTTTCTTCAGATGGCAACGTAATGATTTGGGGAAGGCTCTTAGGCATTGCACATGCTGGTAAGTCAGGAGATTTAGAAGCTAAAATTTCAGCTCTTCATTTAAGGCCAGTCCAACTAAGAATTGCTGACAAGGTAGCAAGAGGGCCTAAAGACAAACAAGAAGGAGGGCTCGTAGAAGAAGCCAAAATAGAGTCAGGAATAATTGTTATTTCCACACTAATCTCATAG
- a CDS encoding HD domain-containing protein, whose amino-acid sequence MSIRTYYDPLHKGITLDTNIPEEALIMQLIDSSPFQRLRRIRQLGPASLTFHGAESSRFTHSLGVFEISRKALNGLLNINPDLKKFRLILYSAALLHDLGHGPFSHTSEGIFNLNHEQWSANLIENHPEISDPLEKFNSGYSIEIANLIRGKDSPNKAIKALISSQLDCDRLDYLIRDSYSTGTNYGVLDLDRIIKALTLSPDGDLAIHPKGLPAVEHYLVTRNLMYKSVYNHRLNEVANWLLEKIFTIARDLGPEIVWADENISKWLWNKNEIGLDDFIANDDIVVSYHLHRWKEGKHKILSELCYRYINRILFKAIDINILSNENQIKALAIARSIASKNGLDPDTTCGIKKQKLHGYHPYKGGLRLWDGKNLKALENASPLVRSLIRPEESTWLIYERKIHSPLKKEIDLLINELN is encoded by the coding sequence ATGAGTATCAGGACCTACTACGACCCATTACATAAGGGGATAACACTGGATACAAATATTCCTGAGGAAGCCCTAATAATGCAATTAATAGATTCATCTCCTTTTCAGCGGTTAAGGAGAATTCGTCAACTAGGTCCGGCTTCTCTTACTTTTCATGGTGCCGAATCCAGTCGTTTCACTCACTCATTAGGCGTGTTTGAAATTTCAAGAAAAGCTTTAAATGGTCTCTTAAACATAAATCCAGACCTAAAAAAATTCAGACTTATCTTATATTCAGCTGCATTACTTCATGATCTTGGACATGGACCTTTTAGTCATACAAGCGAGGGGATTTTCAATTTAAATCATGAGCAATGGTCTGCCAATTTAATAGAGAACCATCCTGAGATATCAGATCCTTTAGAAAAGTTTAATTCAGGATATTCAATTGAAATTGCAAATCTAATTAGGGGCAAAGATTCTCCCAACAAGGCCATAAAGGCTCTAATTAGTAGCCAGCTAGATTGCGATAGATTGGATTATTTAATTCGAGATAGTTACTCAACCGGGACAAACTATGGTGTATTAGATTTAGATAGAATTATTAAAGCACTAACACTTTCTCCAGATGGAGATTTAGCCATACACCCTAAAGGACTTCCAGCTGTTGAACATTACCTAGTTACTAGAAACCTTATGTATAAAAGTGTATATAATCATAGATTAAATGAAGTTGCGAACTGGCTTCTCGAGAAAATATTTACTATTGCAAGAGATTTAGGGCCAGAAATCGTATGGGCTGATGAAAATATATCCAAATGGCTCTGGAATAAAAATGAAATAGGATTAGATGACTTTATAGCAAATGACGATATTGTAGTAAGTTATCACCTGCATAGATGGAAAGAAGGTAAGCACAAAATACTTTCCGAACTATGTTATAGGTATATTAATAGAATTCTATTCAAAGCGATAGATATAAACATTTTAAGCAATGAGAATCAAATCAAAGCTCTTGCAATAGCTAGAAGCATAGCCTCAAAAAATGGCCTTGATCCTGATACAACATGTGGAATAAAGAAACAGAAATTACATGGATACCATCCTTACAAAGGAGGTTTGAGACTCTGGGATGGCAAAAATTTAAAAGCTTTAGAGAATGCCTCACCTTTAGTCAGAAGTCTCATAAGGCCAGAAGAATCAACCTGGTTAATTTATGAAAGAAAGATTCATAGTCCTCTAAAAAAGGAAATTGATTTATTAATAAATGAATTGAATTAA
- a CDS encoding photosystem I reaction center subunit IV, with product MAIARGDTVRIKRPESYWYNQTGKVASIDKSDPPIKYPITVRFDKVDYKVYSGQEGGLNTNNFAPYELEKA from the coding sequence ATGGCCATTGCTAGAGGCGACACTGTTCGAATTAAACGACCAGAGTCCTATTGGTACAACCAAACAGGAAAAGTTGCATCTATTGACAAGTCAGATCCACCAATTAAATATCCTATAACCGTAAGATTTGACAAGGTGGATTACAAGGTTTATAGCGGCCAGGAAGGCGGACTAAATACCAATAACTTTGCTCCTTACGAGCTTGAAAAAGCCTAA
- the petB gene encoding cytochrome b6, translated as MANSSPVYDWFQERLEIQDIADDVTSKYVPPHVNIFYCLGGITLVCFLIQFATGFAMTFYYKPTVVEAYSSVSYLMTDVSFGWLIRSVHRWSASMMVLMLILHVFRVYLTGGFKRPRELTWVTGVVMAVITVAFGVTGYSLPWDQVGYWAVKIVSGVPAAIPVIGDFMVELLRGGESVGQSTLTRFYSLHTFVLPWALAVFMLMHFLMIRKQGISGPL; from the coding sequence ATGGCGAACTCTTCGCCCGTTTATGACTGGTTTCAAGAACGTCTTGAAATACAGGACATTGCGGATGATGTCACTTCAAAATACGTTCCTCCTCATGTAAATATCTTTTATTGTCTTGGTGGGATCACTCTAGTTTGTTTTTTGATTCAATTCGCGACAGGCTTCGCGATGACCTTTTATTACAAACCAACTGTTGTAGAAGCCTATAGCTCTGTTAGTTACCTTATGACAGACGTGAGCTTTGGTTGGTTGATTAGATCAGTTCATCGGTGGAGTGCATCGATGATGGTTTTAATGCTGATCTTGCACGTGTTCAGGGTATATCTAACTGGAGGTTTTAAAAGGCCCAGAGAACTTACTTGGGTTACAGGAGTAGTTATGGCAGTTATAACTGTTGCTTTTGGCGTTACAGGATACTCATTGCCTTGGGACCAAGTGGGTTATTGGGCTGTCAAAATTGTGTCTGGTGTTCCTGCCGCTATTCCTGTAATTGGAGATTTTATGGTTGAGTTGCTTCGCGGAGGTGAAAGTGTAGGTCAATCAACTTTGACTCGTTTTTATAGCTTGCATACTTTTGTTCTTCCATGGGCATTGGCTGTGTTTATGCTTATGCATTTTTTAATGATTCGTAAACAAGGAATCTCTGGTCCTTTATAG
- a CDS encoding glycoside hydrolase 100 family protein produces MAGRFSQQNQRVRPNSNEDQVIKRAKEHFEKTLIEISGSLTGSVAALEHPGNKNDALNYGEIFLRDNVPVMIYLLTQKRFDIVKKFLSVSLGLQSTTYQTRGVFPTSFVEEEGELIADYGQRSIGRITSADASLWWPILCWLYVRKSGDQSFGTSQQVQRGIQLLLDLVLHPTFEGTPVLFVPDCSFMIDRPMDVWGAPLEVEVLLYACLKSCIELMELSRKNQVSRLLDQRLVLTRQWVHDLRQFLLKHYWVTSKTMQVLRRRPTEQYGEDQHQNEFNVQPQVVPSWLQDWLENRGGYLIGNIRTGRPDFRFYSLGNSLACMFGVLTAPQQRALFRLVLHNREHLMAQMPMRICHPPMDIDEWQNKTGSDPKNWPWSYHNGGHWPSLLWFFGASILLHEKRYPKADVLLMGQMRALLEECYWSQLNQLPRQKWAEYFDGPTGTWVGQQSRTYQTWTIVGFLLLHHILRDSPEDVLMLDLEEGFN; encoded by the coding sequence ATGGCAGGCCGCTTCAGCCAACAAAATCAAAGAGTACGTCCAAACTCTAATGAAGACCAGGTCATCAAAAGAGCAAAGGAACATTTTGAAAAAACACTCATTGAAATTTCAGGAAGCCTTACAGGAAGTGTGGCGGCCCTCGAGCATCCTGGGAACAAAAATGATGCGCTGAATTATGGGGAAATCTTCTTAAGGGATAACGTCCCTGTAATGATTTATCTTCTTACACAAAAAAGATTCGACATAGTTAAGAAGTTCCTTTCAGTAAGTCTGGGATTACAAAGCACCACTTATCAAACAAGAGGAGTTTTTCCCACAAGCTTTGTAGAAGAAGAAGGAGAGCTAATCGCAGATTATGGACAACGATCAATAGGCAGAATAACTTCAGCCGACGCAAGCCTATGGTGGCCAATACTTTGCTGGTTATATGTAAGGAAAAGTGGTGACCAAAGCTTTGGGACCAGTCAACAAGTCCAAAGGGGGATTCAACTATTACTTGACTTAGTACTTCATCCAACTTTTGAAGGAACTCCTGTTTTATTCGTTCCAGATTGCTCATTCATGATTGATCGTCCAATGGACGTTTGGGGAGCCCCCTTAGAAGTGGAAGTACTTCTTTATGCATGTCTGAAAAGTTGCATAGAGCTTATGGAATTGAGCAGAAAAAACCAAGTCAGCCGATTACTAGATCAAAGATTAGTTCTAACTCGACAGTGGGTTCATGATCTTCGACAATTTCTCTTGAAGCATTACTGGGTTACCAGCAAAACAATGCAAGTACTAAGAAGAAGGCCAACTGAACAATATGGAGAAGACCAACATCAAAATGAATTTAATGTTCAGCCTCAGGTGGTTCCTTCTTGGCTACAAGATTGGCTAGAGAATAGAGGTGGATACTTAATAGGAAATATAAGGACAGGAAGACCAGATTTTCGCTTTTACAGTTTGGGAAATTCTTTGGCATGCATGTTTGGGGTTCTTACAGCGCCTCAGCAACGTGCTCTTTTCAGATTGGTTCTTCATAATCGAGAACATTTGATGGCTCAAATGCCTATGAGGATTTGCCATCCACCAATGGATATAGACGAATGGCAAAATAAAACTGGATCAGATCCTAAAAATTGGCCTTGGAGTTATCACAACGGAGGACATTGGCCAAGCCTTTTATGGTTCTTTGGGGCATCCATTCTTCTTCATGAGAAAAGGTATCCAAAAGCAGATGTACTTCTAATGGGACAAATGCGAGCTCTTTTAGAAGAATGTTACTGGAGTCAACTCAATCAATTACCTCGTCAAAAATGGGCAGAGTATTTTGATGGCCCCACTGGAACTTGGGTGGGTCAACAATCAAGAACTTATCAGACATGGACAATAGTTGGATTTCTATTGTTGCATCACATTCTTAGAGACTCTCCAGAGGATGTTTTAATGCTAGATCTTGAAGAAGGCTTTAATTAA
- a CDS encoding DNA-formamidopyrimidine glycosylase, whose amino-acid sequence MPELPEVETVRLGLERKLTDFIIKEVEVLSERTIASNGGGKEFISNMKGLKVSLWRRRGKYLIASMKNLNIKSVAKNNAGWWATHLRMTGQFQFHTESCSPCSHTRVRFWDKENKELRFVDTRNFAQMWWIKPSSSPFHSINGLKTIGPEPFSKDFNAIYLKEQFKGRKRSIKSILLDQRIVAGVGNIYADESLFAANILPTRESGELTIHELEKLCKSLVKILKISIGEGGTTFSDFRDLEGVNGNYGGQAWVYRRGNKPCRKCGEKIIRKKIAGRGTHWCSNCQI is encoded by the coding sequence TTGCCTGAATTACCTGAAGTTGAAACAGTTCGTTTAGGTCTGGAAAGAAAGTTAACTGATTTTATAATTAAAGAAGTAGAAGTATTATCAGAAAGAACTATTGCTAGCAATGGGGGTGGCAAAGAATTTATATCAAACATGAAGGGGTTAAAAGTATCTTTATGGAGAAGAAGAGGTAAATATCTAATAGCGTCAATGAAAAATTTAAATATCAAAAGTGTTGCAAAGAACAATGCTGGATGGTGGGCTACTCATTTAAGAATGACAGGACAATTCCAATTCCATACAGAAAGTTGTTCGCCGTGTTCTCATACTAGAGTTCGTTTTTGGGATAAAGAAAACAAAGAACTTAGGTTTGTAGATACTAGAAACTTTGCTCAAATGTGGTGGATAAAACCAAGCAGTTCTCCTTTTCATTCTATAAATGGACTAAAGACAATAGGACCCGAACCCTTTAGCAAGGATTTCAATGCTATATATTTAAAAGAACAATTCAAGGGAAGAAAAAGATCTATTAAATCAATATTGCTTGATCAAAGAATAGTTGCAGGGGTAGGTAACATATATGCAGACGAGAGCTTATTTGCTGCAAATATTCTTCCGACTAGAGAATCTGGAGAATTAACAATTCATGAGCTTGAGAAACTTTGTAAATCTCTTGTCAAAATCCTAAAGATTAGTATCGGAGAAGGTGGTACAACCTTTAGTGATTTTAGAGATTTAGAAGGAGTAAATGGTAACTATGGAGGACAAGCTTGGGTATATAGAAGAGGAAATAAGCCCTGTAGAAAATGTGGAGAAAAAATAATAAGAAAAAAGATTGCTGGTAGAGGGACTCATTGGTGTTCTAATTGCCAAATATAA
- a CDS encoding L-threonylcarbamoyladenylate synthase: MHIVECQAKELSKRLDKGEIALFPTDTLPAIAVCPKYASKLWEIKKRPFNKPLILMSSKKEDLLKIICSSAKEDALKMSEAFWPGALTMVLPATGEEVPWLNQNSNTVGLRVPSNDQAIKLLDESGPLATSSANLSGEEPVLTAEEAAKTFPGVPLLGPTPWPNPSGLASSVIKWESPGRWRLLRRGAVMPLGIND, encoded by the coding sequence ATGCATATAGTTGAATGTCAGGCAAAAGAATTGAGCAAGAGGCTAGATAAAGGGGAAATTGCCTTGTTTCCCACGGATACTTTGCCGGCAATAGCTGTTTGCCCTAAATATGCCAGTAAATTATGGGAAATAAAAAAAAGACCTTTCAATAAACCTCTTATTCTTATGTCTTCTAAAAAAGAGGATTTACTAAAGATTATCTGCTCTTCAGCAAAAGAAGATGCCTTAAAAATGTCAGAGGCCTTTTGGCCAGGTGCTTTAACAATGGTTTTACCCGCAACAGGGGAAGAGGTCCCTTGGCTTAATCAAAATTCTAATACTGTTGGATTAAGAGTTCCATCAAATGATCAAGCAATTAAATTACTTGATGAAAGTGGTCCTTTAGCTACTTCTAGTGCAAATTTGTCAGGTGAGGAGCCAGTCCTTACTGCAGAAGAAGCTGCGAAGACTTTTCCAGGTGTTCCTTTATTGGGGCCAACCCCATGGCCAAACCCTTCAGGACTAGCTAGTAGCGTTATCAAGTGGGAAAGTCCTGGGAGATGGCGATTATTGAGAAGAGGTGCTGTTATGCCTTTAGGAATAAATGATTAA
- the psbM gene encoding photosystem II reaction center protein PsbM — METTNFGAAASLLFVGVPVIFLIGLYLATADGEKSSFFSDTSKGRLSPESKK, encoded by the coding sequence ATGGAAACCACTAATTTTGGCGCTGCTGCAAGTCTTCTTTTCGTTGGCGTTCCAGTGATTTTTCTAATTGGTCTTTATTTGGCTACAGCCGATGGTGAAAAATCAAGCTTTTTCTCTGATACCAGTAAAGGAAGGCTTTCTCCTGAGTCCAAAAAATAA
- the prmC gene encoding peptide chain release factor N(5)-glutamine methyltransferase, whose protein sequence is MEGYSYSGEEILSWRKSNLALGGDQIELDWLLDLGGGLPFSEKQKIFLYPERIFLLQKSLKELNLLWTIHLETKKPLQYIVGKCPWRDFVLEINSDALIPRQETELLIDLALHKIVKTSKGAWADLGTGSGALAIALARELPHWEGHAVDCSQKALSLAKSNLEILCPNSEVNLHLGNWWDPLKNLNNYFDLVLANPPYIPVNELKNLDKSVMNFEPKLALSGGEDGLESCRKLISEGINKLRLGGWLILEHHHDQSESVQKLLIDFGFEEVSWEVDFQGIRRYAMGRRERCE, encoded by the coding sequence ATGGAAGGTTATTCTTATAGTGGTGAAGAGATTTTATCTTGGAGAAAATCCAATTTAGCCTTAGGTGGAGATCAAATTGAACTTGATTGGTTATTAGATTTAGGGGGAGGATTACCTTTCTCAGAAAAACAAAAAATTTTTTTATATCCAGAACGTATTTTTTTACTTCAAAAATCTCTAAAAGAATTAAATCTTTTATGGACAATTCACTTGGAAACTAAAAAGCCTCTTCAGTACATTGTAGGTAAATGTCCTTGGAGAGACTTTGTCCTTGAAATTAATTCTGATGCTTTAATACCTAGACAAGAAACAGAGTTATTAATTGACTTAGCCTTACACAAAATCGTTAAGACTTCAAAAGGTGCTTGGGCGGACTTGGGAACTGGATCAGGAGCCCTTGCTATTGCGTTAGCAAGAGAGTTGCCTCATTGGGAAGGACATGCTGTTGATTGCAGTCAAAAAGCACTTTCTTTGGCAAAAAGTAATTTAGAAATCTTGTGTCCAAATTCAGAAGTAAATTTACATTTAGGTAATTGGTGGGACCCTTTGAAAAACTTAAACAATTATTTTGACTTGGTACTTGCAAATCCTCCTTATATTCCAGTCAATGAATTGAAAAACTTAGATAAAAGTGTTATGAATTTTGAGCCTAAACTGGCATTAAGTGGAGGCGAGGATGGTTTGGAATCTTGTCGAAAATTAATTTCGGAAGGAATTAATAAATTGCGATTAGGTGGATGGTTGATTCTCGAACATCATCATGATCAAAGTGAATCTGTGCAGAAACTTTTGATTGATTTTGGATTTGAAGAAGTTTCTTGGGAGGTTGATTTCCAAGGTATTCGTCGTTATGCAATGGGTCGTAGAGAAAGGTGCGAATAA
- the minE gene encoding cell division topological specificity factor MinE, with the protein MTLRDLINKLLRRQPASASTARERLQLVLAHDRSDLSSDLLDKMRKEILEVVAKYVEIDMNEGAVSLETEDRMTALVANLPIKRTLSGEIQLKEGSSTKTEIDETAKEPEGS; encoded by the coding sequence ATGACTCTCAGAGACCTCATTAACAAACTGCTTAGACGGCAACCAGCAAGTGCAAGTACTGCTAGGGAGCGTCTTCAATTAGTTCTTGCGCATGATCGAAGTGACTTAAGCAGCGATCTATTAGATAAAATGCGAAAAGAGATCCTTGAAGTAGTCGCAAAATATGTAGAGATAGATATGAATGAAGGTGCTGTGAGCTTAGAGACAGAAGATAGGATGACTGCCTTAGTTGCAAATTTACCAATAAAAAGAACTCTTTCCGGTGAAATTCAATTAAAAGAGGGTAGTTCAACAAAGACAGAAATTGATGAGACAGCTAAAGAGCCAGAGGGAAGTTAG
- the petD gene encoding cytochrome b6-f complex subunit IV: protein MSSLKKPDLADPKLRAKLAKGMGHNYYGEPAWPNDLLYIFPVVILGTIACVVGLAVLDPAFLGDKANPFATPLEILPEWYLYPVFQILRVVPNKLLGIALQTLIPLGLMLIPFIENVNKFSNPFRRPVAMTFFLFGTVLTIYLGIGACLPIDKSLTLGLF from the coding sequence ATGTCTTCCCTTAAAAAACCAGATTTAGCTGATCCGAAATTACGAGCGAAGCTTGCTAAAGGGATGGGGCATAATTATTACGGTGAACCAGCTTGGCCGAATGATCTTTTGTATATATTCCCGGTAGTGATACTTGGAACTATTGCATGCGTAGTTGGTTTAGCTGTACTTGACCCGGCCTTTTTGGGAGATAAAGCTAATCCTTTTGCTACTCCATTAGAAATTCTTCCTGAATGGTATCTATACCCTGTTTTTCAAATACTTAGAGTTGTTCCTAATAAATTACTCGGCATTGCTCTACAAACATTGATACCACTTGGATTAATGCTTATACCATTTATAGAAAACGTTAATAAGTTTTCAAATCCGTTTAGAAGACCTGTCGCAATGACATTCTTTCTTTTTGGCACTGTTTTAACTATTTATCTTGGCATAGGAGCTTGTCTGCCAATAGACAAGTCACTAACTTTAGGGCTTTTTTAA
- the ctpZ gene encoding carboxyl-terminal processing protease CtpZ, with protein sequence MLPTVKSLLRKMQPIFTMLLSLCLAMCLLIQPAIALNDGQQLVLEAWSLVNEGYLEPQKLDDIKWRKLRQRALEKPITTSFQAYAAIDAMVLRLDDPYTRLIRPKDYEALKSSNLGSEINGVGLQLGLRNEDNQIVVISSLEGSPAADAGITSGTLIIKVNGESPKNLGLEATAAKLRGEVGSEVVVELQAPNEEAKEINLERRSVDLRPVRTKRLRSESHTLGYLRITQFSESVPDQVKEALQELSQKGIEGLVLDLRNNSGGLVSSGLAVADAFISKQPIVETKNREGINDPIPAGIETLYDGPMVTLVNKGTASASEILAGALQDNKRSELLGNRTFGKGLIQSLTNLSDGSGIAITVASYLTPNGKDIQNLGIEPDKILELPEPLNPGGNEDRWIQDAEIYMGAALDRDVIKTTQSENETLNTTSGTLQTNNDIP encoded by the coding sequence ATGCTTCCAACTGTTAAATCACTGCTCAGGAAAATGCAGCCCATTTTCACAATGCTGCTGAGCCTTTGCCTAGCAATGTGCCTGCTAATACAACCTGCAATTGCTCTAAATGATGGGCAGCAGCTTGTTTTAGAAGCATGGTCTCTAGTCAATGAAGGGTATCTAGAGCCTCAAAAGCTTGATGATATTAAATGGCGAAAACTTAGACAAAGAGCTCTTGAAAAGCCCATCACCACTTCATTTCAAGCCTATGCAGCAATAGACGCAATGGTTCTTCGTCTAGATGACCCATACACGCGTTTAATTCGGCCAAAAGACTATGAAGCTCTTAAATCAAGCAATCTTGGAAGCGAAATAAACGGGGTAGGACTCCAACTAGGGTTACGAAATGAAGATAATCAAATTGTTGTTATTTCTTCTCTTGAAGGATCTCCAGCCGCAGATGCAGGAATCACAAGCGGGACTTTGATCATTAAAGTCAATGGCGAATCTCCAAAAAATCTTGGATTAGAAGCAACTGCAGCAAAATTAAGAGGAGAAGTTGGCTCGGAAGTTGTTGTAGAACTTCAAGCTCCTAATGAAGAAGCGAAAGAAATAAATCTTGAAAGAAGAAGTGTTGACTTAAGACCAGTTCGGACGAAAAGGCTTAGGAGCGAATCTCATACCCTTGGCTATTTACGAATTACTCAATTTAGTGAAAGTGTTCCAGATCAAGTAAAAGAAGCTTTGCAAGAACTTTCTCAGAAAGGAATAGAGGGGCTGGTTTTAGACCTAAGAAACAACTCAGGAGGCCTCGTAAGTTCAGGATTAGCTGTTGCAGATGCATTTATCAGCAAACAGCCAATAGTTGAAACAAAAAACAGAGAAGGGATTAATGATCCAATTCCTGCCGGAATCGAAACCCTTTATGACGGGCCAATGGTGACACTAGTAAATAAAGGGACAGCCAGTGCAAGCGAAATACTTGCTGGAGCACTGCAAGATAACAAAAGATCTGAATTACTTGGGAATAGAACCTTTGGGAAAGGACTAATACAGTCCTTGACTAACCTTAGTGACGGAAGTGGAATCGCAATAACAGTTGCTAGTTACTTAACTCCTAATGGGAAAGATATACAAAATTTAGGTATAGAACCAGACAAGATATTGGAGCTACCTGAACCACTAAACCCAGGAGGGAATGAAGACAGATGGATACAAGATGCAGAGATTTACATGGGGGCAGCTTTAGATAGAGATGTTATAAAAACCACTCAATCGGAGAATGAAACATTAAATACAACCTCAGGAACACTTCAAACCAATAACGATATTCCCTGA
- the minD gene encoding septum site-determining protein MinD — MTKDTRVILICSGKGGVGKTTLTANLGISLASQGVKTAVLDADFGLRNLDLLLGLENRIVYTAQEVLEETCRLDQALVKHKQEPNLALLPAGNPRMLEWLKPNDMKQIVEMLREEFDYVLIDCPAGVEDGFKNAMAASQEAIVVTNPEVSAVRDADRVIGLLNTNSIKPVQLVVNRVRPKMMASQEMLSIDDVTDILALPLLGLVLEDEQVIVSTNRGEPLTLNGGNSPAGRCYSNIAKRLQGEEIPLIDPSKEGSSLGDKFKRLMQTKIF; from the coding sequence TTGACTAAAGATACACGAGTCATTCTTATCTGCTCAGGCAAAGGAGGAGTGGGTAAAACAACCCTTACTGCAAATCTAGGAATTTCGCTTGCCAGTCAAGGCGTTAAAACAGCTGTATTAGATGCAGACTTTGGATTGCGTAATCTTGATTTACTCCTAGGTCTAGAAAATAGAATTGTTTATACAGCACAAGAAGTGCTTGAAGAAACTTGCCGACTAGATCAAGCGCTGGTCAAACATAAACAAGAGCCGAATCTTGCTCTACTGCCTGCAGGCAACCCAAGAATGCTCGAATGGCTTAAACCAAATGACATGAAGCAAATAGTTGAAATGCTTAGAGAAGAATTTGACTATGTTTTAATCGACTGTCCTGCAGGAGTAGAAGACGGATTCAAAAATGCAATGGCTGCCTCACAAGAAGCAATAGTTGTTACAAATCCGGAGGTTTCCGCAGTAAGAGATGCTGATCGTGTAATTGGTTTACTGAATACAAATTCTATAAAACCAGTTCAATTAGTAGTTAATCGAGTAAGACCTAAAATGATGGCCAGTCAAGAGATGCTTTCAATTGATGATGTGACAGATATTCTTGCATTACCTTTACTGGGACTAGTTCTAGAGGATGAACAAGTAATAGTCAGTACTAATAGAGGAGAACCTCTAACTCTTAATGGAGGCAATTCTCCAGCTGGGAGATGTTACTCAAATATTGCGAAACGTCTTCAAGGAGAGGAAATACCTCTAATTGATCCCTCCAAAGAAGGATCAAGTTTAGGAGATAAGTTCAAAAGATTGATGCAAACAAAGATTTTTTAA